One genomic segment of Candidatus Fukatsuia endosymbiont of Tuberolachnus salignus includes these proteins:
- a CDS encoding TA system VapC family ribonuclease toxin, which produces MTFLLDVNVLIALIDPAHIQHDAAHNWFKKQGQQAWATCPLTENGVLRIVGHERYPNSPGTPAVVAELMTTLCSLPGHCFWPDNISLLDTEKLDVTRLLTSAQLTDSYLLALACAHNGQLATFDRRLVTDAVYNGARSLHLIQ; this is translated from the coding sequence ATGACGTTTTTACTTGATGTCAACGTGCTAATAGCATTGATCGATCCTGCTCATATTCAACATGACGCTGCACATAATTGGTTTAAAAAACAAGGGCAACAAGCTTGGGCTACCTGCCCGTTAACTGAAAATGGTGTACTACGTATTGTAGGGCATGAACGGTATCCAAATTCACCAGGCACACCTGCAGTGGTCGCAGAATTGATGACAACCTTGTGCTCATTGCCCGGTCACTGTTTTTGGCCAGACAACATCAGTTTATTGGATACGGAAAAACTGGATGTGACACGCTTACTAACTTCAGCTCAACTGACTGATAGTTATCTTTTAGCATTAGCTTGTGCCCATAACGGACAACTTGCTACTTTTGATCGACGTTTGGTGACAGATGCTGTGTATAATGGTGCACGGAGTTTGCATCTCATTCAGTGA
- a CDS encoding phage virion morphogenesis protein, producing MATINTRDQLSQALANLLKQLSPASRKSFTRQIAKKLRERQKQRIQAQQEPDGTSFAPRKKKRRDKNGRIKRKMFSKLRTARFLKSHSNAHEAMVSFTSQVTQVARVHHYGLQDKVTRNGVTVRYESRPLLGLTDRDIEMITDLALAHLVG from the coding sequence ATGGCAACAATAAATACCCGCGATCAGCTCAGCCAGGCACTCGCCAACCTGTTGAAGCAATTATCACCAGCCAGTAGGAAATCTTTCACGCGCCAGATAGCCAAAAAGCTACGGGAACGGCAAAAACAGCGCATCCAAGCACAACAGGAACCCGACGGTACCTCGTTTGCACCGCGCAAGAAAAAACGCCGTGACAAAAACGGACGTATTAAACGCAAAATGTTCAGCAAATTACGTACAGCCCGGTTTTTAAAGAGCCACAGTAACGCCCATGAAGCCATGGTGAGTTTTACGAGCCAAGTCACACAAGTAGCACGGGTGCATCATTATGGCCTGCAGGATAAAGTGACACGCAACGGCGTGACCGTGCGTTACGAAAGCCGCCCGTTACTGGGGTTGACTGACAGGGATATTGAAATGATCACTGATCTTGCGTTGGCGCATCTGGTGGGGTAG
- a CDS encoding phage tail protein has product MLKPTLLRKALTDAVPYLKQNPDSLHIFIDRGAIVSTLASSLSFEYQYTLNLIITDYADDADTLFVPILHWLRTHQPDIMAQHATRAEGLTFEADHLNNSLRDISINLRLTERVIVKEEQGVLQVTHLDEPPDPDTTHRRYELFIKEEKVAQWQQ; this is encoded by the coding sequence ATGTTAAAACCCACTTTGCTAAGAAAGGCACTGACAGATGCCGTGCCTTATCTCAAACAAAATCCCGATAGCTTGCATATTTTTATTGATCGGGGCGCTATTGTCTCCACATTGGCGTCGTCCTTGTCCTTTGAATACCAATACACCCTCAATCTGATCATCACCGATTATGCAGACGACGCCGATACCCTGTTTGTACCTATTTTACACTGGTTACGCACCCATCAGCCCGACATCATGGCGCAACATGCTACCCGCGCAGAAGGACTGACCTTTGAAGCCGATCATTTAAACAACAGCCTGCGTGATATCAGCATTAATCTCAGACTGACCGAACGGGTCATCGTCAAAGAAGAACAGGGCGTCTTACAGGTCACCCATCTGGATGAACCGCCTGACCCTGATACGACACACCGCCGTTATGAACTCTTTATCAAAGAGGAAAAAGTGGCACAATGGCAACAATAA
- a CDS encoding lysis protein, whose translation MLNRLVTGVLVLIFSGLLLTAFYYHEETVEKDIAIKTITQERDTAFFLIQALEKQRQQLAAIDSHYTQELTDAKTQLAALERDVNDKHRRMQLNATCPKPVPHAATAARLDDGTRARLNDTAIKHYFHLRERIKTATQQIAGLQAYIQTVCLTHPG comes from the coding sequence ATGCTTAATCGACTCGTTACCGGCGTACTGGTACTGATTTTTAGCGGATTACTCCTCACGGCTTTTTATTATCACGAAGAAACCGTAGAAAAGGATATCGCCATCAAAACAATCACCCAAGAGCGCGATACGGCCTTTTTCCTTATCCAGGCACTGGAAAAACAGCGCCAACAGCTCGCGGCCATTGACAGTCACTATACACAGGAATTAACCGATGCCAAAACTCAGCTGGCTGCCCTTGAACGTGATGTTAATGATAAGCACCGTAGGATGCAGCTCAACGCCACTTGCCCGAAACCCGTGCCCCACGCCGCCACCGCCGCCCGCCTGGATGATGGTACCCGCGCCAGACTTAACGACACCGCTATCAAACATTATTTCCATCTCCGAGAACGTATCAAAACCGCAACTCAGCAAATAGCGGGATTACAGGCTTACATTCAAACAGTGTGCTTAACTCACCCAGGATAA
- a CDS encoding lysozyme yields the protein MRPLSKKIQTLIVAGASTAILLAQFLQEKEGNRLSAYQDGANVWTICRGATRVDGQPVRQGLQLSREKCEQVNKMEVDKAIAWVEQHIKVPLTDVQKAGIASFCPYNIGAGKCTASTFYRKLNAGDTLGACAEIKRWIFDGGKDCRIRANNCAGQPLRRAQESVLSCWGLDA from the coding sequence ATGCGCCCACTCAGTAAAAAAATCCAGACCTTAATCGTAGCCGGTGCCAGTACTGCGATCCTGCTCGCACAATTCCTACAAGAGAAAGAAGGCAACCGACTCAGTGCCTATCAGGATGGCGCTAACGTGTGGACGATTTGCCGCGGTGCGACGCGGGTTGATGGGCAGCCGGTGAGACAAGGGCTGCAACTCAGTCGCGAAAAATGCGAGCAGGTTAACAAAATGGAGGTGGATAAGGCGATTGCCTGGGTAGAGCAGCATATCAAGGTGCCGCTAACCGACGTGCAGAAAGCCGGTATTGCCTCATTCTGCCCGTACAATATCGGTGCCGGTAAATGCACGGCGTCCACTTTTTATCGCAAACTCAATGCCGGTGACACCCTCGGAGCCTGTGCAGAAATTAAACGCTGGATCTTCGATGGTGGCAAAGACTGCCGTATTCGAGCCAATAACTGTGCGGGTCAGCCTCTCAGACGCGCACAGGAAAGTGTACTCAGCTGTTGGGGGTTAGATGCTTAA
- a CDS encoding HP1 family phage holin gives MDRHTSWLSYSSAWLLTCLGAWTLQDWATLIGVVLAMGTYLNNRYYKRREDQRQQEIHALQRQQLTEHQRTQRTQGGQNAPTQ, from the coding sequence ATGGACAGACACACTTCTTGGCTTTCTTATTCATCGGCGTGGCTGCTGACCTGTCTGGGTGCCTGGACATTACAGGACTGGGCAACGCTGATCGGCGTCGTGTTGGCAATGGGGACTTACCTCAATAACCGTTACTACAAACGGCGTGAAGATCAACGTCAACAGGAAATCCACGCACTCCAGCGCCAACAGCTGACTGAACACCAACGTACACAACGCACTCAAGGTGGTCAGAATGCGCCCACTCAGTAA
- a CDS encoding tail protein X has protein sequence MKIFAQQNDTVDALCWRYYQRTEGVTEQIFACNPGLADAGVILPHGYSVDMPDPTPSPLKQHLQLWD, from the coding sequence ATGAAAATCTTTGCACAGCAAAACGACACGGTAGACGCCTTATGCTGGCGTTATTACCAGCGTACCGAGGGCGTGACGGAACAGATCTTTGCCTGTAACCCCGGACTCGCCGACGCGGGCGTTATCTTGCCGCACGGCTACAGTGTGGACATGCCCGATCCGACGCCTTCTCCCCTCAAACAACATCTCCAATTGTGGGACTGA
- a CDS encoding head completion/stabilization protein, whose protein sequence is MVSIAINPMGDEAGIKTEQFIKNNGFWPDLDLQHYRDAMRQDGTLTPARLLEAAHSALNETHDRLAAWRKKQQQAGYPSLVEVPAKQVGNESSCLLLYRRAVYCLIQATVTERFRSVDATASGTKRAEAREETIDHLRRDAAWAIQDIQGFTRTTIELI, encoded by the coding sequence ATGGTCAGCATTGCAATCAACCCAATGGGGGATGAAGCCGGGATAAAAACTGAACAATTCATCAAAAATAATGGGTTCTGGCCGGATCTCGATCTCCAGCACTACCGTGATGCCATGCGACAAGACGGCACACTCACTCCCGCGCGTTTACTTGAAGCGGCACACAGTGCCCTCAATGAAACCCATGATCGGCTTGCAGCATGGCGAAAAAAACAACAACAGGCGGGCTATCCCTCACTGGTTGAGGTGCCTGCGAAGCAGGTAGGCAATGAAAGTAGCTGCCTGCTCCTCTACCGCCGTGCTGTCTATTGCCTGATACAGGCCACAGTAACGGAACGGTTTCGCAGCGTTGATGCCACGGCCTCGGGCACGAAACGGGCAGAAGCACGGGAAGAGACGATTGATCACCTCCGCCGTGATGCGGCTTGGGCAATCCAGGACATACAAGGCTTCACTCGCACCACCATTGAGCTGATTTAA
- the gpM gene encoding phage terminase small subunit yields MSNPVRRHKQFVAAQQAASSRETAGLRHASTYDLLLFKLQQDLLHLKSIASISRKAEVKRSLLPTYSPWVAGVLANGTGTQDAILMRTLIWQLDVGDLTRALDIADYAIKHDLATPDSFQRSTACLIAEEVAALASRTLLEKRPLDTVQLLRAQHLLHGQDMPDPVKARLHKMVGYALRQDGKYDPACLHLKQALTLDSRSGVKTDIKQLEKLLHAA; encoded by the coding sequence ATGAGCAATCCTGTCCGTCGCCATAAACAGTTTGTTGCTGCCCAGCAAGCGGCCTCATCGCGTGAGACGGCGGGACTGCGCCATGCCAGCACCTACGACTTATTGCTGTTTAAATTACAGCAGGATTTACTGCACCTAAAAAGCATTGCCTCGATCAGCCGCAAAGCTGAAGTCAAACGCAGCTTGTTACCGACCTACAGCCCGTGGGTAGCAGGCGTACTAGCTAACGGCACAGGCACGCAAGATGCGATCCTGATGCGCACGCTGATTTGGCAACTGGATGTCGGCGATCTCACCCGTGCCCTCGACATTGCTGACTACGCTATCAAACACGATCTGGCTACACCGGACAGTTTCCAGCGTTCCACGGCTTGTTTAATCGCCGAGGAAGTGGCGGCGCTAGCCAGCCGAACACTGCTCGAAAAACGCCCGCTTGATACTGTCCAATTGCTGCGGGCGCAACACCTTTTACACGGGCAAGACATGCCCGATCCGGTCAAAGCCCGTCTGCATAAAATGGTGGGCTATGCCCTGCGTCAAGATGGGAAATATGACCCCGCCTGTCTCCATTTAAAGCAGGCACTCACCCTGGACAGCCGCAGTGGGGTCAAAACCGACATCAAACAGCTTGAAAAATTACTTCATGCTGCTTAA
- a CDS encoding phage major capsid protein, P2 family translates to MKKHTRSQFNQYIHQVVTLNGLENPADIAAKFTVEPSIAQRLEAKQQESSSFLSKINLFPVDEQTGEKVGLGIERPIASTTQTSEKERSPADPTSLDNHPYRCTQTNFDTALSYQKLDMWAKFPHFQPLIRDTLVKRQALDRIMIGFNGIKREATSNATQNPLLQDVNIGWLQHIRAQAASQVMNKIINAQGAVTSDTIRIGQGGDFANLDALVMNAVDELIETWFQDDTELVVICGRALLADKYFPIINQNQANSESLAADLIISQKRIGGLPAVRAPYFPANALLITRLDNLSIYWQEGTRRRAIIDNPKRDRVENFESVNEAYVVEDYGCTALIENIVIGDITPLAED, encoded by the coding sequence ATGAAAAAACACACCCGCAGCCAATTTAACCAATATATTCATCAGGTCGTCACGCTCAACGGATTGGAAAACCCCGCCGATATCGCCGCAAAATTCACCGTCGAACCGTCGATTGCACAAAGACTGGAAGCCAAACAACAGGAAAGCAGCAGTTTTTTATCAAAAATCAACCTGTTTCCGGTGGATGAACAAACCGGCGAAAAAGTGGGCTTAGGGATTGAACGTCCGATCGCCAGTACCACGCAGACTAGCGAAAAAGAACGCAGCCCTGCCGATCCCACTAGCCTGGACAACCACCCCTACCGCTGCACACAAACCAACTTTGATACCGCTCTCAGCTATCAAAAGCTGGACATGTGGGCAAAATTCCCCCACTTTCAACCGCTGATCCGTGACACGCTGGTTAAACGGCAAGCCTTAGATCGCATCATGATTGGCTTTAACGGCATCAAACGGGAAGCCACCTCCAATGCGACCCAAAATCCGTTGTTGCAAGATGTCAATATCGGCTGGTTACAGCATATCCGCGCCCAGGCCGCCTCACAGGTGATGAATAAAATCATCAATGCACAAGGGGCGGTGACGTCAGACACCATCCGCATCGGTCAAGGCGGGGATTTTGCCAATCTGGATGCACTGGTGATGAATGCGGTCGATGAACTGATTGAAACATGGTTTCAGGATGATACCGAACTGGTGGTGATTTGCGGTCGTGCGTTATTGGCGGATAAATATTTTCCGATTATCAACCAGAACCAAGCCAACAGCGAAAGCCTGGCAGCCGATCTGATCATCAGCCAAAAACGGATCGGCGGCCTACCCGCTGTCCGCGCACCTTACTTCCCGGCTAACGCGCTGTTAATTACCCGTCTGGATAACCTGTCGATTTACTGGCAGGAAGGGACGCGCCGTCGCGCGATCATTGACAACCCGAAACGTGATCGGGTGGAAAATTTTGAATCAGTCAATGAAGCCTACGTGGTGGAAGATTACGGCTGCACCGCACTGATTGAAAATATCGTCATTGGCGACATCACGCCGCTTGCCGAGGATTAA
- a CDS encoding GPO family capsid scaffolding protein: MAKSTFFRAAVEGATSDGRSISRQHLIEMAESYNPSYRGARANLEHIKSLLPDSPFRAYGDIVATKYEEISAGPLKGKIALLVQVDATEELVKLRENRQKVYTSIEYVLKFADTGKAYLTGIAFTDNPASLGAEMLTFCANSQHNPLASRKSQAEALFSAAEEITLEFETEQKPALFHSVKALFGKKHLSDDARFTDIHQAVSLIAEHQQQLAEKCAHLTALESTVTALQAAHQTTQQSVTTLTAQLTHADRSTHSRPLTTGANPTHLTDC; the protein is encoded by the coding sequence ATGGCAAAATCCACCTTTTTCCGCGCCGCCGTTGAGGGAGCGACCAGTGACGGGCGCAGCATTTCACGGCAACACCTTATTGAAATGGCGGAAAGTTATAACCCGTCCTATCGCGGCGCACGTGCCAATCTGGAACACATCAAAAGCCTGTTACCGGATAGCCCGTTTCGTGCTTATGGCGATATCGTCGCAACAAAATATGAAGAAATTAGCGCCGGCCCGCTTAAAGGAAAAATCGCCTTACTGGTTCAGGTAGATGCGACCGAGGAACTGGTCAAACTGCGAGAAAATCGGCAAAAGGTGTACACCAGCATTGAATACGTGCTCAAATTCGCCGATACCGGTAAAGCTTACCTGACTGGCATCGCCTTCACCGACAACCCGGCATCCTTGGGCGCTGAAATGCTCACCTTCTGTGCTAACAGTCAACATAACCCGCTGGCATCACGTAAAAGCCAGGCAGAGGCGCTGTTTAGCGCAGCGGAAGAAATCACGCTGGAATTTGAAACCGAACAAAAACCGGCGCTGTTTCACAGCGTCAAAGCCCTGTTTGGCAAAAAACACCTCAGCGATGACGCACGTTTCACGGATATCCATCAGGCGGTCTCCCTGATAGCCGAGCATCAGCAACAGCTAGCCGAAAAATGTGCTCACTTAACAGCGCTAGAAAGCACTGTCACGGCATTACAGGCCGCGCATCAGACAACACAACAAAGCGTGACCACACTCACTGCCCAGTTAACTCACGCGGATCGCAGTACCCACTCACGCCCCCTGACCACGGGTGCCAACCCAACTCACCTGACGGATTGCTAA
- a CDS encoding terminase large subunit domain-containing protein, with amino-acid sequence MDNITLTRELDPRRQAMYLYWQGLQVARIAEILGIKATTLHSWKRRDQWDQYGVLEKMQLTTATRYCQLVAIEAKSGRDFKELDALGRQAERHARIGKYNNGGNEADLDPNRAALPRGKRKVSVKNVFSDEQISQLATLFQASLFAYQRAWYQAGLDDRFRLRNLLKSRQIGATFYFAREALLDALTTARNQMFISASKAQAHQFKHYIVDFAAEVGVELRGDPICLPNGAELHFLGTNTNTAQGRSGCLYVDEYFWIPGFKKLRRAASGMASQKRYRQTYFSTPSSVNHEAYPFWNGTLFNQGRAKNQRIEVDVSYPRLAAGALCEDGQYKQIVTLEDALVGGCDRFDIAQLRRENSDDDFDNLFMCQFIDDAQSVFPMKEMQRCMVDSWEQWPDVKLLATRPYGYQPVWIGYDPASTGDASGCAVMAPPKVAGGKFRVLERFQWHGMDFSEQARHIQTLTERYNVSYIGIDDTGLGRSVTQLVRQFFPAVQAIHYTVEMKTDLIYKAKDVITSGRLEFDAGAMDIAKAFMSIRKTLSASGQRATYVTNRAEGTSHGDVAWAIMHALFNEPLAGITVNNSSFMELF; translated from the coding sequence ATGGATAACATCACCCTGACGAGGGAGTTAGATCCGCGCCGTCAAGCCATGTATTTGTATTGGCAGGGGCTACAGGTGGCGCGTATCGCTGAAATCTTAGGCATCAAGGCAACGACGCTACACAGTTGGAAACGTCGTGACCAGTGGGATCAATATGGTGTGTTGGAAAAGATGCAACTCACTACCGCCACACGCTATTGTCAGTTGGTGGCTATCGAGGCAAAGAGTGGGCGTGATTTCAAAGAGTTGGATGCCCTGGGGCGTCAGGCAGAACGGCATGCCCGTATCGGCAAATACAATAATGGGGGCAATGAAGCCGATCTGGATCCGAACCGGGCAGCGCTCCCGCGAGGAAAACGTAAGGTGTCGGTGAAAAATGTTTTTTCAGACGAGCAGATTAGCCAGCTGGCGACCTTATTTCAAGCGTCCTTGTTTGCTTATCAGCGTGCGTGGTATCAGGCGGGTTTGGATGATCGTTTTCGCCTGCGTAATCTGCTGAAATCGCGGCAAATCGGGGCGACGTTTTATTTTGCCCGTGAAGCCTTGCTTGATGCGTTGACCACCGCACGTAATCAGATGTTTATTTCTGCTTCGAAGGCGCAAGCCCATCAATTTAAACATTATATCGTCGATTTCGCCGCCGAAGTGGGCGTAGAACTGCGCGGTGATCCGATTTGTTTGCCCAATGGGGCCGAATTGCATTTTTTAGGCACCAATACCAATACCGCGCAGGGGCGGTCCGGGTGTTTGTATGTCGATGAGTATTTTTGGATCCCCGGTTTTAAGAAGTTACGTCGTGCGGCCTCGGGCATGGCATCACAAAAACGGTATCGGCAAACCTATTTTTCCACGCCCTCGAGTGTCAATCATGAAGCCTATCCGTTCTGGAATGGCACCTTGTTTAATCAGGGACGCGCGAAAAATCAACGCATTGAGGTCGATGTCAGTTATCCGCGTCTGGCTGCCGGCGCTTTGTGTGAAGACGGGCAGTACAAGCAGATTGTGACCCTTGAGGATGCGCTGGTCGGTGGCTGTGATCGCTTTGATATCGCGCAATTACGGCGTGAGAACAGTGATGACGATTTTGATAATCTGTTTATGTGTCAGTTTATCGACGATGCGCAATCGGTATTTCCGATGAAGGAGATGCAACGTTGTATGGTCGACAGCTGGGAGCAGTGGCCGGATGTGAAATTACTGGCAACGCGACCTTATGGGTATCAACCGGTGTGGATTGGCTACGATCCGGCTAGTACCGGTGATGCCTCGGGCTGTGCGGTGATGGCGCCGCCCAAGGTGGCAGGCGGGAAATTTCGCGTGCTGGAACGTTTTCAATGGCACGGTATGGATTTTTCCGAGCAGGCACGGCATATCCAGACACTGACTGAGCGCTATAACGTGAGCTATATCGGCATTGATGATACCGGCCTGGGGCGGTCTGTGACCCAGCTGGTCAGGCAATTTTTCCCCGCCGTGCAGGCCATTCATTATACCGTCGAGATGAAAACCGATCTGATTTATAAGGCCAAGGATGTGATCACCTCGGGCAGGCTGGAATTTGATGCCGGTGCGATGGATATCGCCAAGGCGTTTATGTCGATCCGCAAAACCTTGAGCGCCAGTGGTCAGCGTGCCACCTATGTCACCAACCGCGCCGAGGGCACCAGTCATGGCGATGTTGCCTGGGCGATTATGCACGCCCTGTTTAATGAACCGCTGGCCGGTATCACTGTCAATAACAGCAGTTTTATGGAGTTATTTTAA
- a CDS encoding phage portal protein encodes MRQSDKKHRDNHSTRRLQQNTKQSCEAFTFGDPIPMLDQRDMLDYLECAIIDRWYEPPVSFHGLAKSFRAAVHHSSPIYMKRNLLVSLFQPHRWLSKQDFSRYALDFLVFANAFLEVRTNRLGGVLKLVPSPAKYTRCGVEAGTHWYVQSWAAPHLFAENSVFHLLDPDINQEIYGVPDYLAALNSTWLNEAATLFRRKYYLNGSHAGFILYMNDAAHKQEDIDRLRQALKESKGPGNFRNLFMYAPGGKKDGLQLIPLAEVAAKDEFINIKNVTRDDQLAAQRVPPQLMGILPHNTGGFGDIEKAARVFAINELAPLQERLSEINDWLGEEVIRFKPYELVEKASA; translated from the coding sequence ATGCGTCAGTCTGATAAAAAACACCGTGATAATCACAGTACCCGGCGCCTGCAGCAGAATACAAAGCAGTCTTGTGAAGCCTTTACTTTTGGCGATCCTATCCCGATGCTCGATCAGCGGGATATGTTAGATTATCTGGAATGCGCGATAATTGACCGTTGGTATGAACCACCAGTGTCGTTTCATGGGCTAGCAAAATCCTTTCGTGCCGCGGTGCATCACAGTTCACCGATTTATATGAAGCGTAATTTGCTGGTAAGTCTGTTTCAACCGCATCGCTGGTTATCCAAACAAGATTTTAGCCGCTATGCGCTGGATTTTTTAGTGTTTGCCAATGCCTTTTTAGAGGTGCGCACTAACCGTTTGGGCGGGGTACTAAAACTGGTGCCCAGTCCGGCAAAATATACCCGCTGCGGCGTTGAAGCGGGCACCCATTGGTATGTGCAATCCTGGGCAGCGCCGCATCTTTTTGCTGAAAATAGCGTCTTTCATCTGCTCGATCCGGATATTAATCAGGAAATCTACGGCGTACCGGATTATCTGGCGGCGCTGAATTCAACCTGGCTGAATGAAGCTGCCACGCTGTTTCGGCGCAAATATTATCTCAATGGCAGTCATGCCGGTTTTATTTTGTACATGAACGATGCGGCGCATAAACAGGAAGACATTGACCGCTTGCGCCAAGCGTTGAAAGAATCAAAAGGACCGGGAAATTTTCGTAATCTGTTTATGTATGCCCCGGGCGGTAAAAAAGACGGGTTGCAACTGATCCCCTTGGCAGAGGTGGCAGCCAAAGATGAATTTATCAACATTAAAAACGTGACCCGTGATGATCAGCTCGCGGCACAGCGGGTACCGCCGCAACTGATGGGCATTTTACCGCACAATACTGGCGGTTTTGGTGATATCGAAAAAGCGGCACGGGTATTTGCCATCAATGAACTGGCCCCGTTGCAAGAGCGACTGAGTGAAATTAATGACTGGCTGGGTGAAGAGGTGATCCGTTTTAAACCGTACGAATTAGTTGAAAAAGCGTCAGCATGA